One Thermicanus aegyptius DSM 12793 DNA segment encodes these proteins:
- a CDS encoding cell division protein FtsQ/DivIB — protein MTKKKQKKRGRLIRLLFIFFFLILIILYLQSPLSKIQEIRVSGNERLTDAQVIGKSGLQVGRSIFILPSSIAEKLKKDPEIKSAQVFFRFPSGFLLKVKENKIVALLRKDGGLQPILENGQLLTSGEKVNEDLPILSNWNSLEDLPSFCSELSQLKPEVMKEISEIRSAATPSDRYKVEVYMKDQFEVETTALHFSKYMNLYPYIKEKLKGKEPGVITMNESGTFYISYKELLSPKTQEQNPPGQNPPEQKNVGTHTP, from the coding sequence ATGACCAAAAAGAAACAAAAAAAAAGAGGCCGATTGATTCGCCTTCTCTTCATCTTCTTTTTTCTGATTTTGATCATCCTCTACTTACAATCACCCTTAAGCAAAATTCAAGAGATTCGGGTAAGCGGCAATGAACGCCTTACAGATGCCCAAGTGATTGGAAAGAGCGGCTTGCAAGTAGGGAGATCCATATTTATTCTCCCTTCTTCCATTGCCGAAAAGCTGAAAAAAGATCCGGAAATTAAATCCGCCCAAGTTTTCTTCCGGTTTCCATCCGGGTTCCTGCTGAAAGTCAAAGAAAACAAGATCGTCGCTTTATTGAGAAAAGATGGGGGACTTCAGCCGATATTAGAGAATGGACAACTCTTGACGAGTGGGGAGAAGGTGAACGAGGATCTTCCTATTCTTTCAAATTGGAACTCTTTAGAAGACCTGCCCTCTTTCTGCTCGGAATTGTCCCAATTAAAGCCAGAGGTGATGAAAGAGATTTCTGAGATCCGATCGGCAGCTACGCCAAGTGATCGATATAAAGTTGAGGTGTATATGAAAGATCAGTTTGAAGTGGAAACGACCGCCCTTCATTTTTCTAAATATATGAACCTCTATCCTTATATAAAAGAAAAATTAAAAGGAAAAGAGCCGGGCGTCATCACCATGAATGAATCGGGGACCTTTTACATCTCGTACAAGGAACTTCTTTCGCCTAAAACCCAGGAACAAAACCCCCCGGGGCAAAATCCCCCGGAGCAAAAGAATGTAGGGACGCATACTCCGTAA
- the ftsA gene encoding cell division protein FtsA: MSTQDFIVSLDIGTSKVRALVAEIHPHTLHIVGVGQSVSEGMKKGSIVDIDATVKAIKEAVSEAERMIGIEIHDVFVGLTGSHIQLQPAQGVVAVSGEDREIRQQDVDRVVDAAKVMNIPPERVIVDVVPKEFSVDGLSGIHDPRGMIGVRLEMEGTLITCAKTPLHNLIRCIERADLEMVGLLLQPMAAAELVLSKDERNVGCALIDMGAGTTTITIYQQGDLVAHSLLPFGGDYITSDIATGLYTTTEMAEKIKIKYGCALIEQSSDQEFFNVPRIASDVEKQFSQYDLANIIEPRLSEMLYLTRKEIERLGYPKLPGGYVFTGGVSAMPGFLTLAKEFFDQSARIAYPDFIGVRDPSYTAGVGLLQYAQRYVTRRTTSPSKETSHHPASPAKKKKKIGSQTGVLEKVRSWFSEFI, encoded by the coding sequence TTGAGCACCCAGGATTTTATCGTCAGCTTAGATATCGGTACGTCAAAAGTACGGGCACTCGTGGCGGAAATTCATCCTCACACCCTCCATATTGTAGGAGTAGGGCAATCGGTCTCAGAAGGGATGAAGAAGGGCTCCATCGTTGATATAGATGCTACGGTAAAAGCGATAAAGGAAGCCGTCTCCGAAGCGGAGCGAATGATCGGAATCGAGATCCACGATGTCTTTGTGGGATTGACGGGAAGTCATATTCAGCTGCAACCCGCCCAGGGAGTGGTCGCCGTTTCCGGTGAGGACCGTGAAATCCGCCAACAGGATGTTGACCGGGTGGTTGATGCGGCCAAAGTGATGAATATTCCCCCGGAACGGGTTATCGTCGATGTCGTTCCCAAGGAATTCTCTGTGGACGGATTATCAGGGATCCATGATCCCAGGGGGATGATCGGGGTTCGGCTGGAGATGGAAGGAACCCTGATCACCTGTGCGAAAACCCCCCTGCATAATCTGATTCGCTGCATTGAACGGGCTGATCTGGAAATGGTTGGATTACTTCTGCAACCGATGGCTGCGGCCGAATTGGTTTTATCAAAGGATGAACGAAATGTGGGTTGCGCCCTCATCGATATGGGGGCGGGAACCACCACGATCACGATTTATCAGCAGGGGGATTTGGTGGCCCATTCTCTTCTTCCCTTTGGAGGAGATTATATCACCAGCGACATTGCCACAGGACTTTACACCACGACGGAGATGGCGGAAAAGATTAAAATAAAGTATGGGTGTGCCCTCATTGAACAATCTTCGGACCAGGAATTTTTCAATGTTCCCAGGATTGCCAGTGATGTGGAGAAACAATTCAGTCAGTATGATCTCGCCAATATTATTGAACCCCGCCTTTCGGAGATGCTCTACCTGACCCGCAAGGAAATTGAGCGTTTGGGCTACCCGAAATTGCCGGGCGGTTATGTGTTTACCGGCGGAGTCAGTGCAATGCCCGGCTTTCTCACGCTAGCCAAAGAGTTCTTTGATCAGTCGGCCCGCATCGCCTACCCCGATTTTATCGGCGTGCGTGATCCTTCGTATACGGCCGGCGTAGGTTTACTGCAATATGCCCAACGTTACGTGACCAGGAGGACCACTTCACCAAGTAAGGAAACTTCTCATCATCCGGCTTCCCCAGCCAAAAAGAAGAAAAAAATCGGATCTCAAACGGGAGTGCTGGAAAAAGTACGAAGTTGGTTTAGCGAATTTATCTAG
- the ftsZ gene encoding cell division protein FtsZ, with the protein MLDFEFEMSSLAQIKVIGVGGGGSNAVNRMIDSGVQGVEFICVNTDAQALNQSKAKTKMQIGEKLTRGLGAGANPEIGKKAAEESREALENALRGADMVFVTAGMGGGTGTGAAPVIAEIAKELGALTVGVVTRPFKFEGKKRALQAEGGIAALKEKVDTLIVIPNDRLLEIVDKNTPMIEAFKEADNVLRQGVQGISDLIAVPGLINLDFADVKTIMLEKGSALMGIGVASGENRATEAARKAIMSPLLETSIEGARGVLMNITGGTTLSLYEVNEAAEIVQQASDPEVNMIFGAVINENLKDEILVTVIATGFEERRTQVASPIRKPGEINVPYPADRPVPRDDFDIPTFLRNRNRGK; encoded by the coding sequence ATGTTGGACTTCGAATTTGAAATGAGCTCTTTGGCACAGATTAAAGTGATCGGAGTGGGCGGAGGCGGAAGCAATGCCGTTAACCGCATGATTGATAGTGGAGTACAAGGGGTGGAGTTCATCTGTGTCAATACGGATGCCCAGGCTTTAAACCAGTCAAAGGCGAAGACCAAAATGCAAATCGGTGAGAAGTTGACCCGTGGGCTCGGCGCCGGGGCCAATCCGGAGATTGGGAAAAAGGCCGCGGAAGAATCCCGGGAAGCCTTGGAGAATGCCCTCCGGGGGGCGGATATGGTTTTTGTTACGGCGGGGATGGGTGGAGGAACAGGAACAGGAGCCGCTCCTGTCATCGCCGAGATCGCCAAGGAGCTGGGAGCCCTTACCGTAGGGGTGGTGACCCGTCCCTTCAAATTTGAGGGGAAGAAGCGGGCCTTGCAGGCGGAAGGAGGGATCGCCGCTTTAAAAGAAAAGGTGGATACCCTGATCGTGATCCCCAATGATCGCCTTCTGGAGATCGTGGACAAAAATACCCCCATGATTGAGGCGTTCAAGGAGGCGGATAACGTCCTGCGCCAAGGGGTGCAGGGGATTTCAGATTTGATCGCCGTTCCAGGGCTCATTAACCTGGATTTCGCCGATGTGAAGACCATCATGTTGGAAAAGGGTTCTGCTCTCATGGGCATCGGCGTTGCTTCTGGTGAAAACCGGGCCACCGAAGCGGCTAGGAAAGCCATCATGAGTCCCCTCCTGGAGACTTCGATCGAAGGCGCCCGGGGGGTCCTCATGAATATCACGGGAGGGACAACCCTTTCCCTCTATGAAGTAAACGAAGCTGCGGAGATTGTGCAACAAGCTTCCGATCCTGAGGTAAACATGATCTTCGGGGCCGTGATCAATGAAAATTTAAAGGATGAGATTCTCGTTACCGTCATTGCCACCGGATTTGAAGAACGAAGGACGCAAGTGGCCTCTCCCATTCGGAAACCGGGGGAAATCAACGTTCCTTATCCCGCAGATCGGCCCGTGCCCCGGGATGATTTTGACATTCCCACCTTCCTGCGAAATCGGAATCGTGGGAAATAA
- the spoIIGA gene encoding sigma-E processing peptidase SpoIIGA, with protein sequence MTLKVYLDLLFLINFLTDFLLLWMTAWMRRRAVKLWRLFAGALFGTLILVPLLFEPFSFLFTWVGKFFLSSLMIFIVFGFTRLSLYLSDLLFFYLITFLFGGGVMGISFFLQNRETIFQGFMTEGDFYLYPQATWLTLALGYGVMFFLSKAFYQIIQFHKKRGADLLPTTLSFFGATIEVIGLYDSGNQLYEPITRIPVVILEASVLSSILPPEMMEWVMSGGVAGYDLTGLSSLPEGWQDRFRLIPYRTVGKEENLLVALVPDWIEVRDGKNRYRTRRVRIGLAFAQLSGENAYRAVLHPDILKESHLLKEMKEDSHVHTFTP encoded by the coding sequence ATGACGCTGAAAGTCTATCTTGATTTGCTTTTCCTGATCAATTTCCTCACCGATTTTTTACTCCTATGGATGACCGCATGGATGAGAAGAAGGGCGGTTAAGCTTTGGCGCCTTTTTGCAGGCGCCCTCTTCGGCACGCTTATCCTTGTTCCCCTTCTGTTTGAGCCCTTTTCGTTTCTCTTCACCTGGGTAGGTAAATTTTTCTTATCTTCCCTCATGATTTTCATCGTTTTCGGCTTTACCCGCCTCTCCCTCTATCTGTCCGACCTGCTTTTCTTTTATCTCATTACCTTTCTTTTCGGAGGAGGGGTTATGGGGATCAGTTTCTTCTTGCAAAACAGAGAGACCATATTTCAGGGTTTTATGACGGAAGGGGATTTTTACCTTTACCCCCAAGCGACGTGGTTAACCCTTGCCCTGGGGTACGGAGTCATGTTCTTTCTCTCCAAAGCCTTTTACCAAATCATTCAGTTCCACAAAAAAAGAGGTGCCGATCTACTCCCCACAACCCTCTCATTCTTCGGTGCAACGATCGAGGTGATCGGATTATACGATTCAGGGAATCAGCTTTATGAACCCATCACCCGCATTCCTGTGGTCATTTTGGAGGCTTCTGTCCTATCATCGATTCTCCCTCCCGAGATGATGGAGTGGGTTATGTCCGGTGGAGTGGCAGGATATGATCTGACGGGACTTTCCTCCCTGCCGGAGGGGTGGCAGGACCGCTTCCGTTTGATTCCCTACCGGACCGTCGGCAAGGAAGAAAACCTCCTTGTGGCCCTTGTTCCGGACTGGATTGAGGTGAGAGATGGGAAGAACCGATACCGGACCCGTAGGGTACGCATAGGGCTGGCATTCGCCCAATTGAGCGGAGAAAATGCGTACAGGGCCGTTCTCCACCCCGATATTTTGAAGGAGAGCCATCTGCTAAAGGAAATGAAGGAGGATTCACATGTTCACACGTTTACGCCTTAG
- the sigE gene encoding RNA polymerase sporulation sigma factor SigE — protein sequence MFTRLRLRFTLIWIRLLILLKIKPEEVYYIGGSEALPPPLTKEEEEFLLQRLPQGDKAVRSMLIERNLRLVVYIARKFENTGIYIEDLISIGSIGLIKAVNTFDPEKKIKLATYASRCIENEILMFLRRNNKVKTEISFDEPLNIDWDGNELLLSDVLGTEEDLVYRKLEDQVDRKLLQKALSRLNERERKIMELRFGLTGGEEKTQKDVADLLGISQSYISRLEKRIIKRLRKEFNKMI from the coding sequence ATGTTCACACGTTTACGCCTTAGATTCACCCTGATATGGATTCGTCTGCTCATCCTGCTCAAGATAAAACCGGAGGAAGTCTACTACATAGGCGGGAGTGAAGCACTGCCTCCTCCCCTCACCAAAGAAGAGGAAGAATTCCTGCTTCAGCGACTCCCCCAGGGAGATAAAGCGGTACGGAGCATGCTGATCGAGCGGAATCTCCGCCTCGTCGTTTATATCGCCCGCAAGTTTGAGAATACCGGCATTTACATTGAGGATCTGATCAGCATCGGAAGCATCGGCCTGATCAAAGCGGTGAACACCTTTGATCCGGAGAAGAAGATTAAGCTGGCCACCTATGCCTCCCGCTGCATCGAAAATGAAATTCTCATGTTTCTCAGGAGAAATAATAAGGTAAAGACGGAAATTTCCTTCGATGAACCTTTAAACATTGATTGGGATGGGAATGAACTCCTGCTCTCCGACGTATTGGGGACGGAGGAAGATTTGGTTTACCGAAAACTGGAAGACCAGGTGGACAGAAAGTTATTGCAAAAAGCCCTTTCCCGCTTAAATGAACGGGAGAGAAAGATCATGGAACTTCGTTTTGGTCTTACGGGAGGAGAAGAGAAGACCCAAAAGGATGTAGCCGACCTATTGGGGATCTCCCAATCCTATATATCCCGCTTAGAAAAGCGGATTATAAAACGGCTCAGAAAAGAATTTAATAAAATGATATAG
- the sigG gene encoding RNA polymerase sporulation sigma factor SigG, with translation MARNKVEICGVDTSKLPVLTNKEMRELFMQLQSGARSARETLINGNLRLVLSVIQRFNNRGEHVDDLFQVGCIGLMKAIDNFDLSQNVKFSTYAVPMIIGEIRRYLRDNNPIRVSRSLRDIAYKALQVRDQLTNQNSEEPTIEQISESLNVPKEDVVFALDAIQDPVSLFEPIYHDGGDPIYVMDQLSDEKNRDYFWADEIALQEAIKKLNEREKMIVSLRFFEGKTQMEVAEEIGISQAQVSRLEKAALAQMQKYVK, from the coding sequence TTGGCTAGGAATAAAGTGGAAATATGCGGAGTAGATACGTCAAAGCTTCCCGTCTTAACGAATAAGGAGATGAGGGAGCTTTTTATGCAGTTGCAGTCCGGCGCTCGTTCTGCCCGGGAAACCCTGATCAATGGAAATCTTCGTCTAGTGCTATCCGTCATTCAGCGGTTTAACAACAGGGGAGAGCATGTTGATGACCTTTTTCAAGTGGGATGTATAGGACTTATGAAAGCGATTGATAATTTTGATCTAAGTCAAAACGTGAAGTTTTCCACTTACGCCGTTCCTATGATTATCGGGGAAATCCGCCGTTACCTCAGGGATAACAATCCGATTCGCGTCTCCCGCTCGCTTCGGGATATCGCTTACAAAGCCCTTCAGGTCAGGGACCAGTTAACCAATCAAAATTCAGAGGAGCCGACCATTGAGCAGATCTCGGAATCCTTAAATGTCCCTAAGGAGGATGTGGTTTTTGCGCTGGATGCGATTCAGGATCCGGTCTCCCTCTTTGAACCGATTTATCACGACGGCGGAGATCCGATCTATGTGATGGATCAACTGAGTGACGAGAAGAACCGGGATTATTTTTGGGCGGATGAAATCGCGCTGCAGGAGGCGATCAAAAAATTAAATGAGCGTGAGAAGATGATCGTTTCATTGCGTTTCTTTGAGGGGAAAACCCAGATGGAGGTGGCGGAGGAGATCGGCATTTCCCAAGCGCAGGTGTCCCGCTTGGAGAAGGCCGCCCTTGCCCAAATGCAAAAGTATGTAAAGTGA
- a CDS encoding YlmC/YmxH family sporulation protein, which yields MIKISDFQSKDVINITNGKRLGRISDLELDLTQGRVKALVIPGSGRLLGFLSSGSDIVIPWNQIVKIGVDVILVRVEEKASVDPEYTYDEVPYRRELPSGKGK from the coding sequence ATGATCAAGATTTCCGATTTTCAATCAAAGGATGTCATCAATATTACAAACGGTAAGCGTTTGGGCAGGATCAGCGATTTAGAGCTTGACCTGACGCAGGGGCGGGTCAAAGCGTTGGTGATACCCGGTTCAGGCAGGCTTCTCGGTTTCCTCTCTTCAGGGAGCGATATCGTCATTCCTTGGAACCAAATCGTAAAAATAGGCGTTGATGTGATTTTGGTACGCGTAGAGGAGAAGGCTTCGGTGGATCCTGAGTACACCTATGATGAAGTGCCGTATCGCCGTGAACTTCCTTCCGGGAAGGGAAAGTAG
- the pgeF gene encoding peptidoglycan editing factor PgeF, with amino-acid sequence MEPFTYDEKKGIFWITPWMKKYPSLTAGVTSRHLPGAEEEGNLAFHVTENAAGVVKNRTALARLVDFPLSSMTCALQPHGRQVARVDEKTRGAGATSYLSSIEKADGLLTSLSETLLTLFFADCVPLFFFDPGRMVIGIAHAGWRGTVRNIGQEMVEKMEKNYGTRRGEIWAAIGPSIGPCCYQVDEPVMEGVREVLPEEWEEVSIPEGKGFFRLDLRKMNQILFEKEGIRRENIEVTHICTSCRTDLLFSHRKEKGKTGRMAAFIGLKEGRA; translated from the coding sequence ATGGAGCCTTTTACCTATGATGAGAAGAAGGGGATCTTCTGGATAACCCCATGGATGAAAAAGTATCCCTCCCTCACCGCGGGGGTTACTTCCCGGCATCTTCCCGGTGCGGAAGAGGAGGGGAATTTGGCCTTTCATGTAACCGAAAATGCGGCAGGGGTGGTGAAGAACCGGACCGCCCTTGCTCGTCTCGTGGATTTTCCTTTGTCGTCGATGACCTGTGCCCTACAACCCCATGGAAGGCAGGTCGCAAGGGTTGATGAAAAAACACGGGGAGCGGGAGCCACTTCTTACCTCTCCTCCATCGAAAAGGCGGACGGACTCCTCACATCACTTTCGGAGACGCTTCTCACCCTCTTTTTCGCCGATTGCGTCCCTTTATTCTTTTTCGATCCGGGACGTATGGTGATCGGAATCGCCCATGCAGGTTGGAGGGGAACCGTCCGGAATATCGGGCAAGAGATGGTGGAAAAGATGGAGAAAAATTATGGTACGCGCCGTGGGGAGATATGGGCTGCCATCGGCCCCTCCATCGGCCCTTGCTGTTACCAGGTGGATGAGCCGGTGATGGAGGGGGTACGGGAGGTTTTGCCTGAAGAATGGGAGGAAGTTTCCATTCCGGAAGGGAAAGGCTTTTTTCGCCTCGATTTGCGCAAAATGAATCAAATTTTGTTTGAAAAAGAAGGAATTCGAAGAGAGAATATCGAAGTAACCCATATCTGTACTTCTTGCCGCACTGATCTCCTCTTTTCCCATCGAAAGGAGAAGGGTAAGACAGGAAGAATGGCTGCGTTCATCGGTTTGAAAGAGGGGAGAGCATGA
- a CDS encoding YggS family pyridoxal phosphate-dependent enzyme, whose translation MRPIAENLQEIKGRIAQASAKAGRNPTEIQMIAVTKYVGVERMREAYSAGLTHFGESRTKDAKEKMEELSDPAITWHFIGHLQTNKIKEVLPAFAFIHSLDRSSLAEGLGKEAERLGKIPNCFIQVNVSGEESKSGVAPGELLSFARRVRDIGNIRVVGLMTMAPNTREEAIIRPVFRRLRELQQELLDLGLERISPHFLSMGMSNDYEIAVEEGATHLRIGTALVGR comes from the coding sequence ATGAGGCCCATCGCAGAGAATCTTCAGGAGATTAAGGGGCGTATCGCACAGGCTAGCGCTAAGGCTGGAAGGAATCCAACAGAGATTCAAATGATCGCAGTGACGAAATATGTGGGTGTGGAGCGAATGCGGGAAGCTTATTCGGCAGGCCTTACCCATTTCGGGGAAAGTCGCACAAAGGATGCAAAGGAGAAGATGGAGGAATTATCGGATCCGGCGATTACCTGGCATTTTATCGGCCATTTGCAAACCAATAAGATAAAGGAAGTCCTCCCCGCTTTCGCCTTTATTCACTCGCTCGACCGCTCCTCCCTCGCCGAAGGGTTGGGGAAGGAGGCGGAGCGATTGGGAAAAATTCCAAATTGCTTTATCCAGGTGAACGTATCCGGAGAGGAAAGCAAATCGGGTGTCGCGCCGGGCGAGCTTCTCTCTTTCGCCCGTCGGGTGAGGGATATCGGGAATATCCGGGTGGTGGGGCTAATGACCATGGCGCCCAATACCCGTGAAGAAGCGATCATCCGCCCCGTATTCCGCCGCTTGCGGGAATTGCAGCAGGAACTTTTGGATCTGGGGTTGGAGAGGATCTCCCCGCATTTTCTCTCCATGGGGATGTCCAACGATTATGAGATCGCGGTGGAAGAGGGGGCGACTCATCTTCGGATCGGAACGGCTCTGGTGGGGCGGTAA
- a CDS encoding cell division protein SepF: MNRVLSYLGLADEKEVEEALNEEELEGEEVPPRSKGRHKGNVVSLQHVRGNSKMVLVEPRSFNEVQEIADHLRARKAVIINLHRMRDDHARRMIDFLGGTVYALDGSIQKVGKDIYLCAPDNVEVQGNISEWTEGNGEEPFTTF, translated from the coding sequence ATGAATCGGGTTTTAAGCTATCTCGGTTTGGCCGACGAGAAGGAAGTGGAAGAGGCGCTGAACGAAGAGGAATTGGAAGGGGAGGAGGTTCCGCCTCGTTCCAAAGGGAGACATAAAGGGAATGTGGTAAGCCTCCAACATGTGAGGGGAAACAGCAAGATGGTGCTGGTGGAACCCCGTTCCTTTAACGAGGTTCAGGAGATCGCCGATCACTTAAGAGCCCGGAAGGCGGTCATCATCAACCTCCATCGGATGCGGGATGATCATGCCCGCCGCATGATCGATTTTTTGGGGGGAACCGTTTATGCATTGGACGGCAGCATCCAGAAGGTGGGGAAGGATATCTATTTATGTGCCCCGGATAATGTAGAGGTGCAGGGAAACATCTCGGAATGGACGGAAGGAAATGGAGAAGAACCTTTTACAACATTTTAG
- a CDS encoding RNA-binding protein, whose protein sequence is MEKNLLQHFRPEEAPFIEKAGEWISFVEEKGLKKLTDFLDPRQMEILRNLAMHRGGIALFENGGYEGAERKRTLLLPEGENPPEEEEFHIGFLHIRPRGRFYSLEHRDYLGALLHVGIKREKFGDLWTVEEGAMLVLAEEMADYVSLQLTEVGRVPVVVERKEKGEWELPTVKLEERRITTSSMRLDAVLAEMLPLSRAKTSEWIKGGKVKRNHRVAVKPDEEVKVGDLLSVRGYGRFYLLEEMGRTKKGNILLRVGIPDS, encoded by the coding sequence ATGGAGAAGAACCTTTTACAACATTTTAGGCCGGAAGAAGCCCCTTTCATCGAAAAGGCGGGGGAATGGATCTCCTTTGTAGAAGAGAAGGGACTAAAGAAGCTGACCGATTTTCTCGACCCCCGCCAGATGGAGATTCTCCGGAACCTGGCCATGCACCGCGGGGGAATTGCCCTCTTTGAAAACGGTGGCTATGAAGGGGCGGAACGGAAACGAACTCTCCTCCTTCCGGAAGGGGAAAATCCCCCCGAAGAGGAAGAGTTTCATATTGGTTTTTTGCACATTCGTCCGAGGGGCCGCTTTTACTCCCTGGAACACCGGGATTACTTGGGAGCCCTCCTTCATGTAGGGATTAAGCGGGAAAAGTTTGGCGATCTCTGGACTGTGGAAGAAGGAGCTATGCTCGTGCTCGCTGAGGAGATGGCAGATTACGTTTCTCTCCAGTTGACGGAGGTGGGAAGGGTACCGGTTGTGGTGGAACGAAAGGAGAAAGGGGAATGGGAGTTGCCCACGGTAAAGTTGGAAGAACGGAGAATTACCACCTCTTCCATGCGTCTTGATGCCGTCCTGGCGGAAATGCTCCCCCTTTCCCGGGCGAAAACCTCCGAATGGATTAAGGGAGGGAAGGTGAAACGGAACCATCGGGTGGCGGTGAAGCCGGATGAGGAAGTGAAAGTAGGAGATCTCCTCTCCGTCCGGGGGTATGGGCGATTTTATCTGTTGGAGGAGATGGGCAGAACGAAGAAAGGAAATATCCTCTTACGAGTGGGAATACCGGATTCATGA
- a CDS encoding DivIVA domain-containing protein, producing MPLTPLDIHNKEFSYSFRGYNVDEVNEFLDQVIKDYEALIRDHKSLEEKVRMLEEKLGHFENLEETLSKSIIVAQSTAEEVKQNARKEAELIIKEAEKNADRIINEALAKSRKISIEIDELKKRATVYRNRFRTLLEAQLEMLQSNDWDELSDLEKE from the coding sequence ATGCCGCTCACACCGCTTGATATACATAACAAGGAGTTTTCCTATTCTTTTCGGGGGTATAATGTAGATGAAGTGAACGAATTCCTGGATCAGGTGATAAAAGATTATGAAGCTTTGATTCGGGACCATAAGAGTTTGGAAGAGAAGGTCCGCATGCTGGAAGAAAAGCTGGGGCATTTTGAAAATTTGGAGGAAACCTTAAGCAAGTCGATCATCGTGGCGCAAAGCACCGCGGAAGAGGTAAAGCAAAACGCCCGGAAAGAGGCGGAGCTGATCATCAAAGAAGCGGAAAAAAATGCGGATCGCATCATCAATGAGGCCCTGGCCAAATCGAGGAAGATCAGCATCGAAATCGATGAATTGAAGAAACGGGCTACCGTCTACCGCAACCGCTTCCGCACCCTTCTGGAAGCCCAGCTGGAGATGTTGCAATCGAACGATTGGGATGAGCTCTCCGATCTGGAGAAGGAATAA
- a CDS encoding response regulator transcription factor, giving the protein MKGLGIHEIAKRLFLSEGTVRNYLSIAIQKVGAKNRMEAVHISREKGWI; this is encoded by the coding sequence ATGAAAGGCCTGGGTATCCATGAGATCGCCAAACGCCTCTTTCTCTCGGAAGGAACGGTCCGGAATTACCTATCCATCGCGATTCAGAAAGTGGGGGCTAAAAATCGAATGGAAGCGGTACATATCTCCAGGGAAAAAGGTTGGATTTAA